TCTTGTGCTCTCTCACTCAGCTCTTTTCTCTGCCACCTTCTGTGTTCACAGACGAGCAGCCGTTTCCTGCCACATGCAGCGATTGAGACGGAGGCAGTTTTGAGCCTGGATGAAGACACGGTGCTGTTGACCAGCgaagtataatataatacatataaactaacatttatatcttttcaattttttttacgtTTGTTTTTTATCTGATATCTTCTGGTAGATGCCTTAGGTCATAGAAAGAgtctaaactaaattaaataaatcagattACATGTGATTACATTTTGACATCTGACAAGGCTAATTCATGTTTTTCCTCTCTAATCTGACACTTCCAGATCGATTTTGCTTTCCATGTGTGGCGGAGTTTCCCAGACAGGATTGTTGGCTACCCTCCCAGAAGCCATTTCTGGGACCCTGTAAAAAAAGCCTGGGGCTACACCTCTAAATGGACCAACGAGTACTCCATCGTCCTCACCGGAGCGGCGTTTTATCACAGGTAACTGTCTGCAGCTGACATATCCTGACAAGACACTGTGTATGTCTCTCACGCTTCATCAAGCTCTCTAACTTGATCTGCAGAGACAATGCTCTCGATTATGTGTTGATGTCTTTGGGTCTCACAGGTACTACCATCACCTGTTCTCTCACTACCTGCCCTCCTCTCTGCGTGCGCTGGTGGATCGCACCTCTAACTGTGAGGATATCCTGATGAATTTCCTGGTCTCCTCTGTGACAAACCTGCCACCGATTAAAGTAGCACAGAGGAAGCAGTACAAAGAGATGCCCACCTTGCAGGTGAGTCCAAAGACAAAATTTTATACTTACAATTCTACTCATACCCCTTGCAGAACATGCAATAtcttaataattttaacagaatAAGCAGAATCATAaaattgtgtgttatttttatttactaatgtCCTGAAGAAGCAGTTTCACAAAACAGATGTCTACATATGGTCCACAGGACAAAATATAACAGAATTTGCTCAAATAAGCCAGTTCAAAGGTTTACATACCTTTGaatcttaaaggtatagttcacccaaaaatgaaatttctgtcatcatgtactcaccgtCATGTCAGTCCAAACCCAAGATGTTGATTAGTCTTCTAAAGAGAAACTAAGATATTTAAATGAAACCTGAcaggtttctgtccctccattgaaagtgcaggtaaccaaaacttaaaagattaaaatctttaaaaagattCTAAAGACATCATAAAATTAATCAATGATATACATACAAAGCTTTAATGTTTGATTCactctatgtatgtgtgtttctgtataaaaaataaatataaattaaattggtTAATCATAAAAAGTGACTGAATCTCTTGATAATATTTCATCATGCCTTTAGAacctttttagattttttaagttttggttacaTGGACAGCACAGGAACAGAAAATCTCTcaggtttattaaaaatatcttaatttgtgttttaaagatttaCTAAAGTTTggaatgtaaatcattttaaattctaaattatttttaaattgtacttatattGTCTTTTCCAAAAGAgaagggttttttgttgtttgtttttcgcTAGGTCACTATCACTAGGACCTATTTCTCAATAAGTAACTTTTTCAGAACTCTCCAAGCAGCAGTCTATGTTGTCTAAACTGTAGATCGTTTTCCATTTgtttggcacaaaatgcatttaatgtctACATCTTTCAAATGACTGTATATAAGGGATCCAACACTTCTTCAgtaatagtatattaaaataaaacattcctgtTTTGTAAGgaattttataaaagaaaacaaactgctacctgttgttagtgttttttaggtcattgttttatGAGTGATAAAACGTGTGTTTGGGTGACATCATTTGCTAGCATTATGGAAGAATCACTTGATTTGAGACAATTGTAAGTGTTTTGGTAGATTAAGTTCATTTTGGAAGTGAAATTTATTGCTGTGCCAAGCTGAAAGTTGGTAATGATAACTGTGTGAAGTATTGAGAAGTGTGTCCaagcaattgtaaaaaaaaaatatatatatatatatatatatatataatgtgatgtatttttaatgtcttatATCCTGTCCACTCTAAGGGCACTAAGACGGCCCCATGGGTGAACCCTGAGCACTTTACCCAGAGGCAGGAGTGTGTCAGCACCTTTGCAAGCTGGTTTGGTTACATGCCTCTAGTGCACTCTCAGTTTCGCCTGGACCCCGTACTTTTCAAGGACCACGTGTCCGTCCTGCGCAAGAGGTACAAAGACCTGGAGCGCGTCTGAGCCAAGCTGAACATAGTGGCGACGGATCACAAACTGATACTGACGGAGAGACTTCAGCACTGTCTACTGCTGGCTCCTAGCTTGTGGTGGCCAGTTGGTGGACAAGaggcattttttttccctcttatgACCAGTTCTCAATTTATGACTGGCAGCTTCATAGATGAGAAAACATCATAGATCTGTCAATCATTCCAACTGCTGTTTGACTGGAGGAGTTTGTAGCGTTAAAGGTGCCTAATGGTGCTGTGGATGTCACTCACATTACAGTGAGTCGACAAGCAACTGACTGATTACATGATGTGGTAATTACATGACCaataaaattattccaaaatgcaAACTGTGTTTGTGGCTGTATTTGTAAAATTAAGCTTTCATTTTGCTGTTTCAAGCAACTATGcccaaaaaagcattatttttcagaCAATTTAAAGCTGAAATAGATTATTAGGATAAAATTTATATTGAAGTATATGGAAAAGTGTATACTTACAGATGCACAagcaaatgattcttatgagccaattgtaataaattatttaaaaatattcttgaaCTCAGGATTCACCAGTTTGTATCACTCTGACGAATCTCACAGAGCAGTTACTgaatcaacatttatttgaaattgaaatgaagCTTTGTGCACTTAAAGTTTGtgaaaattattgtaattactgACTGGTTGTTCATAAGACATGTAGTTCaaaattttgtagttttattattgGCTGGTTTTAAAgcatacactacagtttaaaaaagtgtgtttttgaaacaagtcttaGACTAGCACCAAGGTtccatttattatacaataaaaccagtaataagaaatgttattacgatttaaaataaccattttatattttaatatagtttaaaatgtaatttatttctgtgttggcaCAGCtgtctaatacgctgatttgctgttcaagaaacatttctttttatcatcaatgttgaaaacagttgtgctgactaatattttaatggaaactgaTAAATGTTTTCAGGAATATTTGATAAATAgtcagttcaaaataacagcatttatttgaaatataagctttttaacattataaatatgtctAGTTTTAGATGGAATTGTATGTTACATGGCAGAAAATGTCAATTGCTGTTAAgaatttctttttgtattttttaaaagaaaagatgcaagttgtttttctttttttttattttgtataaagtcTTTAGTTTACAAAACCTATCATTCTACAATTCATTAGCTTCTTTTTAGACGACCCTTGCCCCAGAAGGCAGATTATCAGGAGTGTAATGCAGAGCTCAGGGAAACACACACTCTACCTGAGTACATATTTGCTGAGGAGCAAGAGTGTGAAACACATCACACAGTTCAGCGCACAGAAGACCAAAGTGTAAGCACCGTTATTTACAAAGCTCAGTCCTCAGTGCTCATTTATCATGCCAACAACATGGCTAGCTTACATTATCAACATGGCTTTCACATTATTTCCTGTTTCTGATGCTAATTTGGCACTTTGACGAAGCGGTTATTAATCAGAGCATTGTGATTTACCGCTGTAAATGAGGCAGGACCACAAAGAGCTGCAGAGTCTGATCTCATTTGTCAAGATGAAATATTATGTAGCATTTGCAAGAGTAGTGAATGAAAGGCAGTCTGCCATCCACTGCGATCTGTGTGAGAGTGAGAAGACCGCAGATGAGGGTTCGCAGAAGATGGCCAGATGTTTACTAGGAAGCATACCACTGTCATTTTCGCATCGTGAGCATAGCATTGACGTCCCACAGGAGGTTCCTCATCTGGTCCATTAGCACCTTCATCTCCTGGTTCTTCTGTCTcactttctgttaaaaaaaattatatggaaaGCTCAGTGCACTATTATtacatgcatcttttttttttttaagaaattaatactttcatttagctAGGATgtataaaactgatcaaaagtgacaataaagacattaataatgttaacaaaaatattttgtatcaaTTATTTCAAAGTAACTAATTTCtgaaatttctatttatcaaacaaCCCTGGAAAAATGtatctgtttccacaaaaatattaggcagcacaactgttttcaacattgataataataagaaatgtttcttgagcaccagatcagcatattaaaatgatttctgaaagatcatgtggcactgaagactggagtaatgactcagctttgccatcatgggaatgaaatgcattttaaattgtaataatatttctaaattttactttattctaatcaaataaatgcatcttaatatatattttactctaCAAATTACAATTTCTTAATTTAAACTCTTTATATTTGCAGAttagaataaaaaattatgataGCATTAAAAAGACTTTTTCAAAGACAAATCCACATCTGAAAATTATATAAGTCTCTTTAAAGTAAATACCCACCCTCTGCCCATGTTTATAGGGGTGTTTTTTCACCCAGATAAATAAGCATATCTTGTAGGTGTATACTGCAGTGTAATAGTATGTTCAGAGATAATGATGAATGAAACAAACCTCTAGAACCTCCTGTCTCTCCTGAATAACCGCTGGGCTGCACGCCTCCGCTCTCACAGGTGTCGTCTCTTCTCCCACATAAGGAATCAGCTGGAAGGACGAAAGCAAACACATTATTGAAATGATATCTGTACTAATAACTGTCTCCTGGAATTGCATCTtatttgaatgaataataaaaaagtctgagaccaataatgatttttttttgtcatttaatgctaattttaacagcaaatttaaaaaaaaatatgcctttTATCTCATCTTTCAAACTCAAACTATATTtccaggattatattacattttaaatcccaCTGACTTGATTCACAGATCTTGCAGCATTTGTTGACTGTTCATGCTGCCCTGATGAAAACAAGATTCTTGAAAGAGAAAGTGTAAGTTAAATGTTGCTGCAAGCTTTATAAAAGCTTTTAATATATCCATAAACTCTGTAAGCACACTGTTTATtcaatttacataataaatgcaaGTAACTTTACATGTAAATCTATTTTAGTATTGCAGTCTGACTATATGAGAAGATATGAGACCAAATTGGGTACTTGGTAAGGTGTTCATATTTCCTGCTTAATTTGCtattgtttaagaaaaaaaaaaaagttttaacagcattaatttcataatgtacAGCACTGTAATGAATTCAATTCAGCATGACATGTAACATTATCATTGTATTATATGGTATctatctcactgatttacattacatgcTAACAGAAGTCTAATGGTTTAAActtttgcatttcaaaaaaaatgatttttttccccactatTATTTCATACATCAGACTTTAcaggtttaaaatataaataaaaaagtctatttccaaatgcatttaaaatacattcctttactttctataaaaatgcAGAAGCAAATTTAATACATCtaaaaaatagttattaaattaatttcaattgtGACCTAAGAGGCTAGTCAGAATAAGTGAAATATTTAATAGGAAAAAGGGCAAATGAACAAACAGAAGAGCTATTCTGTGCATCAAACATCGATTAGACTCACCTCAGCTGGAGACTCCTGGAGGTCAGGTGTCAGTTCTGCACAGCGTTCATACAGTAGATGCAGCTTACGGAAGAGCAGTGTCAGCTGACGCAGATGCTCCTGCAGCTTCCCAAAGCGGTCCTGATACGCTGCCTGACTCTGTGTCACACCGTTGGGAAGCTAGAAGAAACACAACCAGATTTACAGTAAGTATATCTGTATATCAGTAAGTATATCTGGTTCCCAAATGCACTagtcttattttgtttttcaacacaGTGCCACAGTGAAATTTATTATGCAGTATTTAGAATTTGCTTCTCAAGCTCTGAAATATTTTATGCATGTCCAAATAAAAACATAGATTTTCTTccatatgttttatatgttttatttctaATGTTTGGTTACGATTTTAATACATCTTTATGCATAGGAATATAAGACTCATCCACTGTCCACATTTTAACATGTCGAAAAGCTGATACAGTCGCATTATCATGTGTCAGCATGCAGCACAATTCTGCATCTGGTGCAACAAACAAAACTGAGGCGAATAAAGAAGGAATTTTATTCTGTGAGCTTGATTTCCTTAAGACTGGTCTGTTTTTATTGAAACCATGCAGAGCAGTTCAAGTGCTTTTATTCAAATGGAAGAAGTTTTAAGAAATACTACATTTCAATctcataaatgtgtttatttagtattagagtatcagtgtgtttgaactgtattctttttattttttagaagctGCTCTGATAATAAGGGATATTAATTGAATAGACCATTGTTCTATTTCCCCAtccaaaagctgaaaaaaaaaagtactaataaTGGTATAATTAGATGTCTTGAATAGACCTATTTCATAATGAAGCAGCTAGGAACCCATGTACATTTAAATGGCATGGACGCAAACTCACCTGACAGGCCCGTGTGATCTGGAAGATCTCCATAGTGCGTGTGACGATGTCCTGGACAGTCTCCTGACCGATGCGGCACAGGTAAACGGGAGAGATTTCCCGTAGGGCACCTTGTGGGGGCATCCCAGGCTGCGCGAGGCcaggaggtgtgtgtgtctgcggctgctgctgctgcgaaGGGGGCATGACAGGCAAACCTGGACCAAGAGCCTTCTGAGGGAGCGAAGCAGACATCTAAAAACAGAGAGCATTCATTATGTCAGCTAAACACGAAAGTGGGGCTGTGTTTATGGAATAAAAAcgatttatctgtttatttatgaaTGGATGAGACTAAAGGGACGGAG
The Cyprinus carpio isolate SPL01 chromosome A19, ASM1834038v1, whole genome shotgun sequence genome window above contains:
- the LOC109075436 gene encoding mediator of RNA polymerase II transcription subunit 30-like isoform X1, which translates into the protein MTSILCHLLGQTVNNHQMSASLPQKALGPGLPVMPPSQQQQPQTHTPPGLAQPGMPPQGALREISPVYLCRIGQETVQDIVTRTMEIFQITRACQLPNGVTQSQAAYQDRFGKLQEHLRQLTLLFRKLHLLYERCAELTPDLQESPAELIPYVGEETTPVRAEACSPAVIQERQEVLEKVRQKNQEMKVLMDQMRNLLWDVNAMLTMRK
- the LOC109075436 gene encoding mediator of RNA polymerase II transcription subunit 30-like isoform X2; protein product: MSASLPQKALGPGLPVMPPSQQQQPQTHTPPGLAQPGMPPQGALREISPVYLCRIGQETVQDIVTRTMEIFQITRACQLPNGVTQSQAAYQDRFGKLQEHLRQLTLLFRKLHLLYERCAELTPDLQESPAELIPYVGEETTPVRAEACSPAVIQERQEVLEKVRQKNQEMKVLMDQMRNLLWDVNAMLTMRK